A genomic region of Vampirovibrio chlorellavorus contains the following coding sequences:
- the rpmF gene encoding 50S ribosomal protein L32, which yields MPVPKKRVGHSDQAHRRANWKATLAARTTCPHCGAVKMPHHMCVACGFYNGRVVSEKFHAHHEH from the coding sequence ATGCCAGTTCCCAAGAAACGAGTCGGCCATTCTGATCAGGCGCACCGTCGTGCCAACTGGAAAGCCACTCTTGCTGCTCGCACCACCTGCCCTCACTGCGGCGCCGTTAAAATGCCTCATCACATGTGCGTTGCCTGTGGTTTCTACAATGGCCGTGTGGTCAGTGAGAAATTTCACGCTCATCACGAACATTAA
- the rpsF gene encoding 30S ribosomal protein S6, which yields MNTYEAFVILKPILDVDNSDNVLKVIEDAVESLNGKVVKKDKLGRKRLAYEINKFKDGFITTYLLKLDPASVLSLKRTCQLNEDILRLTLVNRSNVDITDASIYGRERPQDRDRPEQRGERGEREFRRPVAPRSAD from the coding sequence ATGAACACTTATGAAGCGTTCGTCATTCTCAAGCCCATCCTGGACGTTGACAACTCCGACAACGTCTTGAAAGTCATTGAAGACGCCGTTGAAAGCCTGAATGGCAAAGTCGTCAAAAAGGACAAATTGGGCCGTAAGCGTTTGGCTTATGAAATCAACAAGTTCAAAGATGGTTTTATCACCACCTATTTGCTGAAGCTGGACCCAGCCTCCGTGCTGTCGCTCAAGCGCACCTGCCAGTTGAACGAGGATATTTTGCGTTTAACCCTGGTCAACCGCAGCAATGTGGATATTACCGATGCCAGCATCTACGGACGTGAACGCCCTCAGGATCGGGATCGCCCGGAACAACGCGGTGAGCGCGGCGAGCGTGAGTTTCGTCGTCCCGTAGCTCCTCGTTCGGCTGACTAG
- the plsX gene encoding phosphate acyltransferase PlsX, whose translation MATSPIRIAVDAMGGDYAPHEIVDGSVQGAREHGVGILLVGKPDDVERELKKYDTRGLSIEVVPASEVIEMGESPATGLRKKKDASIIVTAKCVKNGQAQGMVAAGSTGAAMASALLYVGRIDGVERPAIGVRLPSSTSTHCLLIDAGANADCTPEMLIQFAVMGNVFMHNVYNVETPRVGLLNIGEEQGKGNAFAHTAFQLLEKDERFQFIGNVEGKELFNGSADVAVTDGFTGNVALKSAEGVMRMFGSVLKSQLKSSLRTKAGALLAEPALRGAMKEVDSEEFGGALLLGIKGICVISHGGSRARGIKNAIRVAKEAVLADVLGKISKQIQEGIEVHDHA comes from the coding sequence ATGGCCACTTCTCCCATTCGAATCGCCGTTGATGCTATGGGTGGCGATTATGCGCCCCATGAAATTGTTGACGGTTCTGTGCAGGGCGCACGGGAACATGGGGTTGGTATCCTTTTGGTGGGCAAGCCCGATGATGTTGAGCGTGAGCTGAAAAAGTACGACACCCGGGGCTTGAGCATTGAAGTGGTACCCGCTTCCGAAGTCATAGAAATGGGCGAGTCTCCCGCCACCGGTTTGCGCAAGAAAAAAGACGCCTCCATTATCGTAACGGCCAAATGCGTCAAAAATGGACAGGCCCAAGGGATGGTGGCTGCCGGTAGTACCGGGGCGGCCATGGCTTCGGCTTTGCTTTACGTGGGCCGCATTGATGGGGTGGAGCGTCCGGCGATCGGGGTTCGCCTGCCTTCATCGACCAGCACCCATTGTTTGTTGATTGATGCCGGGGCCAATGCCGATTGCACCCCGGAGATGCTGATCCAGTTCGCCGTGATGGGCAACGTGTTTATGCACAACGTCTACAACGTGGAAACACCTCGGGTGGGCCTGCTGAACATTGGTGAAGAGCAGGGCAAGGGCAACGCCTTTGCCCACACTGCCTTTCAGTTGCTTGAAAAGGATGAGCGGTTTCAGTTTATCGGCAACGTGGAAGGCAAAGAGCTGTTTAATGGTTCTGCCGATGTGGCCGTGACCGATGGCTTTACCGGAAATGTGGCCCTGAAGTCCGCGGAAGGGGTCATGCGTATGTTTGGCTCCGTGTTGAAATCGCAGCTTAAAAGTAGCCTGAGAACCAAAGCGGGTGCTTTATTGGCGGAGCCTGCCCTGCGTGGCGCCATGAAAGAGGTCGATTCCGAAGAATTCGGAGGGGCCTTGCTTCTGGGCATTAAGGGCATTTGCGTCATCAGTCACGGGGGTAGCCGTGCGCGGGGCATTAAAAACGCCATCCGGGTGGCCAAGGAAGCTGTGTTGGCCGATGTCCTCGGGAAAATCAGCAAGCAGATACAGGAAGGGATTGAAGTTCATGACCACGCCTAA
- a CDS encoding flagellar basal body protein translates to MLGNSAGDVDLSAISGNYGGTYNTSLSGLRDADLRLQAVANNIANSSTVGFRPDRVDSTAERRGGVRGMVVEANAAMVLGPEEASQTDAATEAINLTLARRAFTANLKAIQSQREADEATLNIPG, encoded by the coding sequence GTGTTAGGGAACTCAGCCGGAGATGTGGATTTGTCAGCCATCAGTGGAAATTACGGCGGCACTTACAATACCAGCCTCAGTGGGCTACGAGATGCCGACTTGCGGCTACAAGCGGTGGCCAACAATATAGCCAATAGCAGCACAGTGGGGTTTCGTCCGGATCGGGTTGATTCCACCGCGGAGCGGCGGGGCGGTGTCCGGGGCATGGTGGTGGAGGCCAATGCCGCCATGGTGCTAGGCCCAGAAGAGGCATCCCAAACCGACGCGGCCACCGAGGCTATCAACCTGACCCTGGCGCGTCGGGCTTTTACAGCCAACCTGAAAGCCATACAGTCCCAACGAGAAGCGGACGAGGCCACGCTGAATATACCGGGTTAG
- a CDS encoding zinc-dependent alcohol dehydrogenase has translation MSHSTTPENTHALTGTMKAALFYQPNDVRYEETPIPAIGPGELLIRVESALTCGTDVKCYRRGHPVLLKNFPSPFGHEFSGTVVQAQPTEAEPPRFQVGDRVVSANSAPCYQCFYCHKGQTNLCERLDLLNGAYAEYIRVPAQIARHNTYRLPDHLPFEIAAFSEPLAVCLHGLAQSRIEAGDHVAVMGLGPIGQLMVRAAKLKRAKVTAMARTPNKLALAQQFGQADQIVNLLEYENPEALRAAFTEQGRGFDVVIEAIGKPETWEKAVALVRKGGTVNLFGGCPGGSSVTFDTRRLHYDEITLVSSFHHTPRHFQAALELLGSGQVDPRPLISKTASMADFESALQQVEAGQAIKIALKNQ, from the coding sequence ATGAGCCACTCCACCACCCCTGAAAACACCCATGCCCTGACTGGCACCATGAAGGCGGCCCTGTTCTATCAGCCCAACGATGTGCGCTACGAAGAGACGCCCATTCCGGCCATTGGCCCGGGTGAGTTATTGATTCGGGTGGAAAGCGCCCTGACTTGCGGCACCGATGTGAAATGCTATCGCCGGGGCCATCCGGTGCTGCTCAAAAACTTTCCCTCCCCCTTTGGGCACGAATTTTCCGGGACGGTTGTGCAAGCGCAGCCCACGGAAGCAGAACCCCCGCGTTTTCAGGTGGGCGATCGGGTGGTGTCGGCCAACTCCGCCCCGTGCTATCAATGCTTTTACTGCCACAAAGGGCAAACCAATCTGTGTGAGCGTCTGGATTTGCTGAACGGGGCCTACGCCGAATACATCCGGGTGCCCGCCCAAATCGCCCGGCACAACACCTACCGGCTGCCAGACCATTTGCCCTTTGAAATTGCCGCCTTTAGCGAGCCCTTGGCGGTGTGCCTGCACGGATTGGCCCAATCCCGCATTGAGGCGGGCGATCATGTGGCCGTGATGGGCCTGGGCCCCATAGGGCAGTTGATGGTTCGGGCGGCCAAACTGAAAAGGGCCAAGGTCACCGCCATGGCCAGAACCCCCAACAAACTGGCGCTAGCCCAGCAGTTTGGTCAGGCCGATCAGATAGTCAACTTACTGGAGTACGAAAACCCTGAGGCCCTACGGGCCGCTTTTACCGAGCAAGGGCGTGGCTTTGATGTAGTCATTGAAGCCATTGGCAAACCAGAAACCTGGGAAAAAGCGGTTGCGCTGGTGCGCAAAGGGGGCACCGTCAATTTATTCGGGGGTTGTCCGGGGGGCAGTTCCGTCACTTTCGATACCCGTCGCCTGCATTACGATGAAATCACCCTGGTCAGTTCCTTTCATCACACCCCTCGCCACTTTCAAGCTGCCCTGGAGCTGCTTGGCAGCGGGCAGGTCGATCCCCGCCCGCTCATCAGCAAAACAGCCTCCATGGCCGACTTTGAATCGGCCCTGCAACAGGTGGAAGCCGGGCAGGCCATCAAAATCGCCCTTAAAAATCAGTAA
- the pckA gene encoding phosphoenolpyruvate carboxykinase (ATP), which yields MTDYIGYTGIQTTGCQAYQLPVSKLVELALANGEGLLSETGALSVNTGKFTGRAPNDRFIVDTPDIHNEIDWGKVNVSTSPQVFDNVLKKMQAYFSDKNVFIFDGLAGADPHYALKVRFINELASHNLFVHQMFVRPEPSQLEGFAPEFTVICAPLLELDPATEGTHSEAVILVNFEKKMVLIAGTRYAGEMKKSIFSVMNYLMPERQVFPMHCSVNVGNDGKSAIFFGLSGTGKTTLSADPERTLIGDDEHGWSDKGLFNFEGGCYAKTIRLSRENEPEIWDAIRFGAITENIVLDANTRQFEYDDARYTENSRVAYPIDFIHNADPKGVAGHPSAIIFLTADAFGVLPAVSKLTEEQAQYHFISGYTSKVAGTEQGITEPVAAFSTCFGAPFMPRPAAVYAQMLTERIRQHQVSVYLINTGWQGGPYGLGKRVSIPHTRAMVTAALNGSLDQQTFEIHPVFNVLVPKACPGVPAEVLDARGQWADKTAYDQTAAKLAHMFVENFKKFHGVEHLVSAGPRVPATIQ from the coding sequence ATGACCGATTACATTGGCTATACAGGCATTCAAACCACAGGATGTCAGGCTTATCAACTGCCCGTCAGTAAACTGGTGGAGCTGGCGCTGGCCAATGGTGAAGGACTCTTGTCGGAAACGGGGGCGCTCTCGGTCAACACCGGCAAATTTACCGGCAGGGCGCCCAACGATCGCTTTATTGTGGACACCCCCGATATCCACAACGAAATCGACTGGGGCAAAGTGAACGTCTCCACATCCCCCCAAGTCTTTGACAACGTGCTGAAAAAAATGCAGGCCTATTTCAGCGACAAAAACGTGTTTATCTTTGATGGGCTGGCCGGGGCTGACCCCCATTACGCCTTGAAAGTCCGCTTTATCAACGAGTTGGCTTCTCACAACCTGTTTGTGCATCAAATGTTCGTGCGCCCTGAACCCAGCCAACTGGAAGGCTTTGCCCCGGAGTTCACCGTGATTTGCGCCCCCTTGCTGGAGCTGGACCCGGCTACGGAAGGCACCCACTCCGAGGCGGTCATTCTGGTGAACTTTGAAAAAAAGATGGTGCTGATTGCCGGTACCCGCTACGCCGGGGAAATGAAAAAATCCATTTTCAGCGTGATGAACTACCTGATGCCGGAACGGCAGGTGTTCCCCATGCACTGCTCGGTCAATGTGGGCAACGACGGTAAATCCGCCATCTTCTTTGGCCTGTCCGGCACGGGCAAAACCACCCTCTCCGCCGACCCGGAACGCACCCTGATTGGGGACGACGAGCATGGCTGGTCTGACAAGGGCCTGTTCAATTTTGAGGGCGGCTGCTATGCCAAGACCATTCGCCTCTCCAGAGAGAATGAGCCGGAGATCTGGGACGCCATCCGCTTTGGGGCCATCACTGAAAATATCGTGCTTGACGCCAACACCCGCCAGTTCGAGTACGACGATGCCCGATACACCGAAAACAGCCGGGTGGCCTACCCCATTGATTTTATCCACAATGCCGATCCCAAAGGCGTGGCCGGGCACCCCAGCGCCATTATTTTCCTGACCGCCGATGCCTTTGGCGTTCTACCGGCGGTTTCCAAACTCACCGAAGAACAGGCCCAATACCATTTTATTAGCGGCTACACAAGTAAAGTGGCTGGCACTGAACAAGGCATCACCGAGCCGGTGGCGGCGTTTTCCACCTGTTTCGGGGCGCCCTTTATGCCACGTCCGGCTGCCGTCTACGCTCAAATGCTGACCGAGCGGATTCGTCAGCACCAGGTCAGCGTATACCTGATTAACACCGGCTGGCAAGGCGGACCTTACGGCCTGGGTAAGCGGGTCAGCATCCCCCACACCCGGGCCATGGTCACCGCCGCCCTCAACGGTAGTCTGGATCAGCAGACCTTTGAAATCCATCCCGTTTTCAACGTGCTGGTGCCCAAGGCTTGTCCGGGTGTACCTGCCGAAGTGCTGGACGCCCGTGGGCAATGGGCGGATAAAACCGCCTATGACCAGACAGCCGCCAAGCTGGCCCACATGTTTGTGGAAAACTTCAAAAAATTCCACGGCGTGGAGCATTTGGTGAGCGCTGGCCCCAGAGTGCCCGCCACCATCCAGTAG
- the bioB gene encoding biotin synthase BioB, with amino-acid sequence MQNSTAPTSAQSQDLLERIRQCYHQPFLDLVFQAQDIQRRFHPRNELQLCTLANIKSGNCPEDCSYCPQSARYNTGIETWELPSLEEIREQAQEAKANGSTRFCMGAAWRTPPHQKAFDHVVDMVKTVVDEGMEACVTLGMINAEQAKALKEAGLKAYNHNIDTSPNFYPEVISTRTIQDRFDTLKNVANAGIDVCCGGILGMGETLEHRLEFIKTLCELDHPPESVPVNCLVPVEGTPLANQAPVDSFDLVRTIATVRIFLPEAKVRLSAGRLSMNDETQALCFMAGANSIFTGEKLLTTDNPGMNRDRDLLEKLGLKPQAMA; translated from the coding sequence ATGCAAAATAGCACAGCGCCAACCAGCGCCCAGTCCCAGGACTTACTGGAGCGCATCCGGCAGTGCTATCATCAGCCGTTTCTGGATCTGGTGTTTCAGGCCCAGGACATTCAGCGGCGTTTCCATCCCCGCAATGAATTGCAACTGTGTACGCTGGCCAATATTAAATCCGGCAATTGCCCGGAGGATTGCTCCTATTGCCCGCAAAGCGCCCGTTATAACACCGGTATCGAAACCTGGGAACTGCCTTCTCTGGAAGAAATTCGAGAGCAGGCTCAGGAGGCCAAGGCCAACGGCTCCACCCGCTTCTGTATGGGCGCGGCCTGGCGCACTCCGCCCCACCAAAAGGCGTTTGATCATGTGGTGGATATGGTTAAAACAGTGGTCGATGAAGGTATGGAGGCCTGTGTGACCTTGGGTATGATCAACGCCGAGCAGGCCAAAGCCCTGAAAGAGGCGGGTCTGAAAGCCTACAACCACAATATTGATACCTCCCCCAATTTTTACCCGGAGGTGATTTCCACCCGCACCATTCAGGATCGCTTTGATACCTTGAAAAACGTGGCCAACGCGGGCATTGATGTCTGCTGTGGCGGTATTCTGGGCATGGGGGAAACCCTGGAGCATCGTCTGGAGTTTATCAAAACCCTGTGCGAGCTGGATCACCCGCCGGAATCCGTGCCGGTGAACTGTCTGGTGCCGGTGGAAGGGACGCCTCTGGCCAATCAGGCCCCCGTGGATTCTTTCGATCTGGTACGCACCATTGCCACCGTGCGCATTTTCTTGCCGGAAGCCAAGGTGCGTTTATCCGCCGGTCGCTTGAGCATGAACGATGAGACGCAGGCCTTGTGCTTTATGGCCGGGGCCAATTCCATTTTTACCGGCGAAAAATTGCTGACCACCGATAACCCGGGCATGAATCGGGATCGGGATTTGCTGGAAAAACTGGGTTTAAAGCCGCAGGCAATGGCCTAA
- the ssb gene encoding single-stranded DNA-binding protein, which produces MSFAKATLSGTLVSEPEKRFTPNNIAVTSFNIQVENPAIGAKAVTSEPFLVKVTCWRNLAEAVTVLQKGDSILVDGKLIMNSFQTQEGVQKKLFEVEASTVDKLPGKPEAIIPAAGEGGGGSYEAGASRNAQQPAYSAAAPVSGSSNHFSSEDLLTEDDIPF; this is translated from the coding sequence GTGAGTTTTGCGAAAGCGACCTTATCAGGCACATTGGTCAGTGAACCGGAAAAACGGTTTACGCCCAATAATATTGCGGTAACCAGTTTCAACATTCAGGTTGAAAATCCGGCCATAGGGGCAAAGGCTGTGACGAGTGAGCCCTTTCTGGTGAAGGTTACCTGCTGGCGGAATCTGGCCGAAGCGGTCACGGTTTTGCAAAAGGGAGACTCGATTCTGGTGGATGGCAAACTGATTATGAACAGTTTCCAGACCCAGGAAGGCGTCCAGAAAAAACTGTTTGAAGTGGAAGCCAGCACTGTGGACAAACTGCCTGGCAAACCGGAAGCCATTATTCCTGCTGCTGGTGAAGGCGGCGGTGGTTCTTATGAGGCCGGTGCGTCCAGAAACGCCCAGCAACCGGCTTACAGCGCTGCTGCTCCGGTCAGTGGTTCCAGCAATCACTTCAGCTCGGAAGATCTCTTGACGGAAGATGACATTCCGTTTTAG
- a CDS encoding adenylosuccinate synthase codes for MANVVIVGAQWGDEGKAKITDLLAAEADVVIRCQGGCNAGHTVTHGNEVFKFHLVPSGMLYENKLCIIGNGTVINPQVLLNEIEELQRKGFSTANLKLSDRAHLTLPFHTSLDQAQENAMAEKKIGTTGRGIGPTYMDKVGRYGLRVGDLYLEDAVLKERLGQIVSHKNELLEKCYPTLPRLTVEDLFEWCLQYREQLAPVVADTIALAHQALTEGKKILFEGAQGTLLDVDYGTYPFVTSSNATAGGACTGSGIGPTRIDRVIGVMKAYTTRVGEGPFPTELKDAIGAHLGEVGQEFGTTTGRARRCGWFDAIIAKYSVQVNGLDGLAITKLDVFDGMSELKIGVGYRNRQTGETITHFPAQLNVLNTVEPIYESWPGWQGSVKEARTFQELPAEAQAYLNRIAQLIGCPVTIVSVGPERNQTIIVENPMTASKRLFGATEKIHA; via the coding sequence ATGGCCAATGTAGTGATCGTCGGCGCCCAATGGGGTGATGAGGGCAAGGCAAAAATTACCGACCTGTTGGCCGCGGAGGCCGATGTGGTCATTCGCTGCCAAGGCGGATGCAACGCCGGGCACACCGTGACCCACGGCAATGAAGTGTTCAAGTTTCATCTGGTTCCTTCCGGGATGCTGTATGAAAACAAGCTGTGTATTATCGGCAACGGCACGGTCATCAACCCACAAGTCCTCCTGAATGAAATCGAGGAACTGCAACGCAAAGGCTTTTCCACAGCCAATCTCAAACTGAGCGATCGGGCGCACCTAACCCTGCCCTTTCACACCAGCCTGGATCAGGCCCAGGAAAACGCCATGGCCGAGAAAAAAATTGGCACCACCGGGCGTGGCATCGGCCCCACCTATATGGATAAAGTGGGTCGCTATGGCCTGCGGGTGGGCGACTTGTACCTTGAGGACGCTGTGCTAAAAGAGCGCTTGGGCCAGATCGTCAGCCACAAAAACGAACTGCTGGAAAAATGCTACCCCACGCTGCCCCGCCTCACGGTCGAGGATCTGTTTGAGTGGTGCCTGCAATACCGGGAGCAGTTGGCCCCCGTGGTGGCCGATACCATCGCACTGGCCCATCAAGCACTGACCGAGGGCAAGAAGATTTTATTTGAAGGGGCTCAGGGCACCCTGCTGGATGTGGACTACGGCACCTATCCGTTTGTGACCAGTTCCAACGCCACGGCAGGCGGGGCCTGTACCGGATCGGGCATTGGCCCCACCCGCATTGATCGGGTCATTGGGGTCATGAAAGCCTACACCACCCGGGTGGGCGAAGGCCCCTTCCCCACCGAGCTGAAAGACGCCATTGGCGCCCATCTGGGCGAAGTGGGACAGGAATTTGGCACCACCACGGGCCGGGCCCGCCGTTGCGGCTGGTTTGACGCCATAATTGCCAAGTACAGCGTGCAGGTCAACGGCCTGGATGGCTTGGCCATCACCAAGCTGGATGTGTTTGATGGCATGTCGGAACTAAAAATCGGGGTGGGCTACCGAAACCGCCAAACCGGGGAAACCATCACCCACTTCCCCGCCCAACTGAACGTCCTGAACACCGTGGAACCCATTTACGAAAGCTGGCCGGGGTGGCAAGGCTCTGTGAAAGAAGCCCGCACCTTTCAGGAGTTGCCCGCTGAAGCGCAAGCCTACCTGAACCGCATCGCCCAGCTGATCGGTTGCCCGGTGACCATTGTCAGCGTTGGCCCCGAGCGCAATCAGACTATTATCGTGGAGAACCCCATGACCGCCTCCAAACGTTTATTTGGGGCCACAGAAAAAATCCATGCGTAA
- the rpsR gene encoding 30S ribosomal protein S18, which yields MKPDPRKKKVCNFCADKVILIDFKDAQKLRRYLTDRGKILPRRITGTCAYHQRNLASAIKLSRQVALIPYIMEG from the coding sequence ATGAAGCCCGATCCCCGGAAGAAGAAAGTCTGCAATTTCTGCGCAGACAAAGTAATTTTAATTGACTTTAAAGATGCTCAAAAGCTGCGTCGTTACCTGACTGACCGTGGAAAAATTCTTCCCCGTCGCATTACCGGAACCTGCGCTTATCATCAACGCAACCTGGCCAGCGCCATCAAATTATCTCGCCAGGTAGCGCTGATTCCATACATTATGGAAGGCTAA
- a CDS encoding alcohol dehydrogenase catalytic domain-containing protein — MQAATVQPDYQLALSELPIPAIPDDGALIRVLGCGLCGSDLDKVIHSKAQPGTVLGHEIVGIIEALAPNAPAHWSVGDRLVSAHHVPCGTCHYCLSDSESMCRQFKATNFVPGGFAQYLSLTGPHLEKTAFKVPSGITDAEASCVEPLACVLRGIRRGQRQHQKSVAVVGLGFIGLMTAQVYQNEGSTVYGIDLVESRLTLAQAEGFVKQAFHPIQQAAEIKETLTTDTPTGQVDTVFLSVVNNKTLDLALELVRDGGNIIVFTSGPAGTSVDPSRLYFREINLITTYSPALRDLKNAAELVFNRKIRLQPLLSHTLSLRDIQQGVDLYQQGQAIKVFIHMDGA; from the coding sequence ATGCAAGCCGCCACCGTTCAACCCGATTACCAGCTGGCCTTGTCCGAGCTTCCCATTCCGGCGATACCCGACGACGGGGCCTTAATTCGGGTGTTGGGCTGTGGGCTGTGCGGCTCCGATCTGGATAAGGTCATTCACAGCAAGGCCCAACCTGGCACTGTGCTGGGCCACGAGATCGTGGGCATCATCGAAGCGCTGGCGCCCAACGCCCCAGCGCACTGGTCGGTTGGGGATCGATTGGTCAGCGCTCACCATGTGCCGTGCGGGACCTGCCACTACTGCCTGAGCGACAGTGAGTCCATGTGTCGCCAATTCAAGGCCACCAATTTCGTGCCGGGTGGCTTTGCCCAATATCTCAGCCTGACCGGCCCACACCTGGAAAAAACCGCCTTTAAAGTCCCCAGTGGCATTACCGACGCCGAAGCCTCCTGCGTGGAGCCTTTGGCCTGCGTGCTGCGGGGGATTCGCCGGGGTCAGCGGCAACACCAGAAGTCTGTGGCCGTGGTGGGACTGGGCTTTATTGGCCTGATGACGGCCCAGGTCTACCAAAATGAGGGCAGCACCGTTTACGGTATCGATCTGGTCGAAAGCAGACTGACGCTGGCCCAAGCCGAGGGCTTTGTGAAACAGGCCTTTCACCCCATTCAGCAGGCGGCTGAAATCAAGGAGACCCTGACCACGGACACCCCCACCGGCCAAGTGGATACGGTCTTTTTGAGCGTGGTGAACAACAAAACCCTGGACTTGGCCCTGGAGCTGGTTCGGGACGGTGGGAACATCATTGTCTTTACCAGCGGCCCCGCCGGAACCAGCGTGGACCCCAGCCGTCTTTACTTTCGGGAGATCAACCTGATTACCACCTACTCCCCGGCCCTGCGGGATTTAAAGAACGCCGCCGAACTGGTGTTCAACCGAAAAATCCGCCTACAACCCCTGCTCAGCCATACACTTTCCCTGCGGGACATTCAGCAAGGCGTGGATCTATACCAGCAGGGACAGGCCATTAAAGTGTTTATACATATGGACGGTGCCTAA
- a CDS encoding phage holin family protein: MILSALLYWVLTAAILMLVDAITPGIHISGFGTALLAAFVMGLVNFFIRPVLMLLTLPLNLLTLGLFSFVINALLFALVAWLIPGFEVSNFLSALLGSLFMAIMTSVLSLVLGDRSRFA, translated from the coding sequence ATGATATTATCGGCGCTTTTGTACTGGGTATTGACCGCCGCCATCCTGATGCTGGTGGACGCCATCACCCCCGGCATTCATATCAGCGGCTTTGGCACCGCCCTGTTAGCGGCATTTGTAATGGGTCTGGTTAATTTTTTTATCCGCCCCGTGCTGATGTTGCTGACCTTACCGCTCAATTTGCTGACACTGGGACTCTTTTCCTTTGTGATCAACGCCCTGTTGTTTGCCCTGGTGGCCTGGCTCATTCCCGGCTTTGAGGTCAGCAACTTCCTGAGCGCCCTGCTGGGTTCCCTGTTCATGGCCATTATGACCAGCGTACTCAGCCTGGTTCTGGGCGATCGCAGCCGATTTGCCTGA
- a CDS encoding YceD family protein produces the protein MMEPSPDVPASAQSVERVKVLEISRQKHPITQLQAQYSFADIKTDGPVQCHWRFHKEHVGLTVYGQLKGCLNLECARCLESYQVPIDLQVDERFVFEESLTAKDKERELQSDDFYEVLDEEGELDLKDLAQQFLILESLNHPNCERPECRFA, from the coding sequence ATGATGGAACCCTCACCCGATGTCCCCGCGTCCGCCCAGTCGGTAGAGCGTGTTAAAGTGCTGGAGATCAGCCGGCAGAAACACCCCATTACCCAGCTTCAGGCGCAATACAGCTTTGCCGATATCAAGACGGATGGCCCGGTGCAGTGCCACTGGCGTTTTCACAAAGAGCATGTGGGGTTGACCGTTTACGGCCAGCTCAAGGGCTGCCTGAATCTGGAGTGCGCCCGCTGTCTGGAGTCTTATCAGGTGCCCATTGACCTGCAAGTGGATGAGCGCTTTGTGTTTGAAGAGTCTCTGACCGCCAAGGACAAGGAACGGGAACTACAGTCCGATGATTTCTACGAGGTTTTAGACGAAGAAGGGGAGCTGGATTTGAAAGATCTGGCCCAGCAGTTTTTGATTCTGGAATCCCTGAATCATCCCAACTGTGAGCGTCCAGAGTGCCGATTTGCCTGA